The following coding sequences are from one Novosphingobium sp. KACC 22771 window:
- the rpoC gene encoding DNA-directed RNA polymerase subunit beta': MNDLTKFTNQMAKTETFDQIQIGLASPERIRSWSFGEIKKPETINYRTFKPERDGLFCARIFGPVKDYECLCGKYKRMKYKGVVCEKCGVEVTVTKVRRERMGHIELAAPVAHIWFLKSLPSRIGLLLDMQLKQLERILYFESYVVIEPGLTPLEKYQLLTEDELLDYQDEYGEDAFSAGIGAEAVKHMLMSLDMVQEKEDLLKELAETKSELKPKKIIKRLKVVESFIDSGNRPEWMILDVVPVIPPDLRPLVPLDGGRFATSDLNDLYRRVINRNNRLKRLIELRAPDIIVRNEKRMLQEAVDALFDNGRRGRVITGANKRPLKSLSDMLKGKQGRFRQNLLGKRVDYSGRSVIVTGPELKLHQCGLPKKMALELFKPFIYARLDAKGLSMTLKQAKKWVEKERKEVWDILDEVIREHPVMLNRAPTLHRLGIQAFEPVLIEGKAIQLHPLVCSAFNADFDGDQMAVHVPLSLEAQLEARVLMMSTNNILSPANGKPIIVPSQDMVLGIYYLSMDRAGEPGEGMLLADMAEVHQALEAKAVTLHSKVIARVPQTDENGKTYLKRFETTPGRMLIGECLPKSHKVPFDVVNRLLTKKDVGDVIDEVYRHTGQKDTVLFADAIMSLGFRHAFKAGISFGKDDMIIPDSKDALVAETKELVADYEQQYQDGLITQQEKYNKVIDAWSRCGDQVAAAMMEELKSSPVDAETGRQKPINAIYMMSHSGARGSPTQMKQLAGMRGLMAKPSGEIIETPIISNFKEGLTVLEYFNSTHGARKGLADTALKTANSGYLTRRLVDVSQDCVVIINDCGTERALEMRAIVQGGSTIASLGERILGRTLADDILAKDGSVIVAKGTLLDEPAVALIESHGIQSARIRSPLVCEATQGVCGTCYGRDLARGTPVNIGEAVGVIAAQSIGEPGTQLTMRTFHIGGAAQVNEQSNLEALCDGHVEYRDIPTIVDKRGRLLSLARNGEIALIDTDGRERAMHRVPYGTHLLHKSGASVKQGERLAEWDPFTTPIITEKSGSVKYQDLIDGRTLTEQVDEATGMTQRIITENRSTSRGKKEDLRPRLTLLDEGSGEAARYMLAPGTTLSVEDGQFVESGDVIARASREAAKTRDITGGLPRVAELFEARIPKDNAVIAKIAGRIEFVRDYKAKRKIAIVPQEGEPVEYLIPKSKVIDVQEGDWVKKGDNLISGSPNPHDILEVMGIEALAEYLVAEIQEVYRLQGVKINDKHIEVIVRQMLQKVEITFGGDTTLLPGEQVDLEEMLETNGKLTEGQRPAEGKPVLLGITKASLQTRSFISAASFQETTRVLTQAAVEGKKDSLIGLKENVIVGRLIPAGTGAGMNRIRVAASSRDAALRASYRKLQEHLIAPATAAEEHAAELAQGPEAAGLVDPLAPMEGETHGLDADAGDYLNKGEE; the protein is encoded by the coding sequence CGTTCAAGCCCGAGCGTGACGGCCTGTTTTGTGCGCGCATCTTTGGCCCCGTGAAGGACTATGAGTGCCTTTGCGGTAAGTACAAGCGCATGAAGTACAAGGGCGTCGTCTGCGAAAAGTGCGGCGTCGAAGTGACCGTGACCAAGGTGCGCCGCGAGCGCATGGGCCATATCGAACTGGCCGCCCCGGTTGCGCACATCTGGTTCCTCAAGTCGCTGCCTTCGCGCATCGGCCTGCTGCTGGACATGCAGTTGAAGCAGCTGGAGCGCATCCTGTACTTCGAAAGCTATGTGGTGATCGAGCCGGGCCTGACCCCGCTTGAAAAGTACCAGTTGCTGACCGAAGACGAACTGCTCGACTATCAGGACGAGTATGGCGAAGACGCATTCAGCGCCGGGATCGGCGCCGAGGCGGTCAAGCACATGCTGATGAGCCTCGACATGGTTCAGGAGAAGGAAGACCTTCTCAAGGAACTGGCCGAGACGAAGTCGGAGCTGAAGCCCAAGAAGATCATCAAGCGCCTGAAGGTTGTCGAATCCTTCATCGATTCGGGCAACCGTCCCGAATGGATGATCCTCGACGTTGTGCCCGTGATCCCCCCAGATCTGCGCCCGCTGGTGCCGCTGGACGGTGGCCGCTTTGCCACCTCGGACTTGAACGACCTCTATCGTCGCGTCATCAACCGTAACAACCGTCTGAAGCGTCTGATCGAACTGCGCGCGCCCGACATCATCGTGCGCAACGAAAAGCGCATGTTGCAGGAAGCCGTTGACGCCCTGTTCGACAACGGCCGCCGCGGCCGCGTCATCACGGGTGCCAACAAGCGTCCCTTGAAGTCGCTGTCCGACATGCTTAAGGGCAAGCAGGGCCGCTTCCGTCAGAACCTGCTGGGTAAGCGCGTCGACTATTCGGGCCGTTCGGTCATCGTGACGGGTCCCGAACTCAAGCTGCATCAGTGCGGCCTGCCCAAGAAGATGGCGCTCGAACTGTTCAAGCCGTTCATCTACGCGCGTCTGGATGCCAAGGGTCTGTCGATGACCCTGAAGCAGGCCAAGAAGTGGGTGGAAAAGGAGCGCAAGGAAGTCTGGGACATCCTGGACGAAGTGATCCGCGAACACCCCGTCATGCTCAACCGTGCGCCCACGCTGCACCGTCTGGGCATTCAGGCGTTTGAACCCGTGCTGATCGAGGGCAAGGCGATCCAGCTTCACCCGCTGGTCTGCTCGGCCTTCAACGCCGACTTTGACGGTGACCAGATGGCCGTTCACGTTCCGCTGAGCCTTGAGGCCCAGCTGGAAGCGCGCGTGCTGATGATGTCGACCAACAACATCCTCAGCCCCGCCAACGGCAAGCCGATCATCGTGCCTTCGCAGGACATGGTGCTGGGCATCTATTACCTCTCGATGGACCGCGCAGGCGAGCCGGGCGAGGGCATGCTGCTGGCCGACATGGCCGAAGTGCATCAGGCGCTGGAGGCCAAGGCCGTCACGCTGCACTCCAAGGTCATCGCCCGCGTTCCGCAGACCGACGAAAACGGCAAGACCTACCTGAAGCGTTTCGAAACGACTCCGGGCCGCATGCTGATCGGTGAATGCCTGCCCAAGAGCCACAAGGTGCCCTTCGACGTCGTCAACCGTCTGCTGACCAAGAAGGACGTGGGCGACGTGATCGACGAGGTCTATCGTCACACCGGCCAGAAGGACACGGTGCTGTTTGCCGACGCCATCATGAGCCTTGGCTTCCGCCACGCGTTCAAGGCGGGCATCTCCTTCGGCAAGGATGACATGATCATCCCGGATTCGAAGGATGCGCTGGTGGCCGAGACCAAGGAACTGGTGGCCGACTATGAGCAGCAGTATCAGGACGGTCTGATCACGCAGCAGGAAAAGTACAACAAGGTCATCGACGCTTGGAGCCGTTGCGGCGACCAGGTGGCCGCGGCCATGATGGAAGAGCTGAAGTCCAGCCCCGTGGATGCGGAAACCGGCCGTCAAAAGCCGATCAACGCGATCTACATGATGAGCCACTCTGGCGCGCGTGGTTCGCCAACCCAGATGAAGCAGCTGGCCGGTATGCGCGGTCTGATGGCCAAGCCGTCGGGCGAGATCATCGAAACGCCGATCATCTCGAACTTCAAGGAAGGTCTGACCGTTCTTGAATACTTCAACTCGACCCACGGCGCTCGTAAGGGTCTGGCCGATACCGCGCTCAAGACGGCGAACTCGGGTTACCTGACCCGCCGTCTGGTCGACGTTTCGCAGGACTGCGTGGTCATCATCAATGACTGCGGCACCGAACGCGCTCTGGAAATGCGCGCGATCGTTCAGGGCGGCAGCACCATTGCCTCGCTGGGCGAGCGCATTCTGGGCCGTACGCTGGCCGATGACATCCTTGCCAAGGATGGCTCGGTCATCGTTGCCAAGGGCACGCTGCTGGACGAACCGGCGGTGGCGCTGATCGAATCGCATGGCATCCAGTCGGCACGCATCCGCTCGCCGCTGGTCTGCGAGGCGACCCAGGGCGTTTGCGGCACCTGCTATGGCCGCGACCTTGCACGCGGTACGCCGGTCAACATCGGTGAAGCGGTCGGCGTTATCGCTGCCCAGTCGATCGGTGAACCCGGCACGCAGCTGACCATGCGTACGTTCCACATCGGTGGCGCGGCGCAGGTGAACGAACAGTCGAACCTGGAAGCGCTGTGCGACGGTCACGTCGAATATCGCGACATCCCGACCATCGTGGACAAGCGCGGGCGTCTGCTCTCGCTGGCCCGCAATGGCGAAATCGCGCTGATCGACACCGATGGCCGCGAGCGCGCCATGCACCGTGTGCCTTACGGTACGCATCTGCTCCACAAGAGCGGCGCGAGCGTGAAGCAGGGCGAACGTCTGGCCGAATGGGATCCGTTCACCACGCCGATCATCACCGAAAAGTCGGGCAGCGTGAAGTATCAGGACCTGATCGACGGCCGCACGTTGACCGAGCAGGTGGACGAAGCAACGGGTATGACCCAGCGCATCATCACCGAAAACCGCTCGACCAGCCGTGGCAAGAAGGAGGACCTGCGTCCCCGTCTGACCCTGCTGGACGAAGGTTCGGGCGAGGCGGCACGCTATATGCTGGCGCCGGGCACGACGCTTTCGGTCGAGGATGGCCAGTTCGTGGAATCGGGCGACGTTATCGCCCGTGCCTCGCGCGAAGCCGCCAAGACCCGCGACATCACCGGTGGTCTGCCGCGCGTTGCTGAACTGTTCGAAGCGCGCATTCCCAAGGACAATGCGGTGATCGCCAAGATCGCCGGCCGCATTGAATTTGTCCGCGATTACAAGGCGAAGCGCAAGATCGCCATTGTGCCGCAGGAAGGCGAGCCCGTCGAATACCTGATCCCCAAGAGCAAGGTGATCGACGTTCAGGAAGGCGACTGGGTCAAGAAGGGCGATAACCTGATCTCGGGCTCGCCCAACCCGCATGACATTCTGGAAGTGATGGGGATCGAGGCTCTGGCCGAATATCTCGTCGCGGAAATTCAGGAAGTCTATCGCTTGCAGGGCGTGAAGATCAACGACAAGCACATCGAGGTGATCGTTCGCCAGATGCTGCAAAAGGTTGAAATCACGTTTGGTGGCGACACCACGCTGCTGCCGGGCGAGCAGGTCGATCTGGAAGAAATGCTGGAAACCAACGGCAAGCTGACCGAAGGCCAGCGTCCCGCCGAAGGCAAGCCGGTGCTGCTGGGCATCACCAAGGCTTCGCTCCAGACGCGTTCGTTCATCTCGGCCGCGTCCTTCCAGGAAACCACCCGCGTGCTCACGCAGGCGGCGGTCGAAGGCAAGAAGGACAGCCTGATCGGTCTGAAGGAAAACGTCATCGTGGGTCGTCTCATCCCCGCCGGTACCGGCGCGGGCATGAACCGTATCCGCGTGGCCGCCTCCAGCCGCGATGCTGCGCTGCGCGCCTCGTATCGCAAGCTGCAGGAGCACCTGATCGCTCCGGCAACCGCGGCCGAAGAGCATGCAGCCGAGCTGGCTCAGGGGCCTGAGGCCGCTGGTCTGGTCGATCCGCTGGCGCCGATGGAAGGGGAAACCCACGGCCTCGACGCCGATGCCGGTGATTACCTGAACAAGGGCGAGGAATAA